The genome window GCTCGCATAGGCATACCCCACTGTTGGCAATGCGGGAGGGAAATCAAGTCCCAGACCATAGACATGATGGTGGAGAGCATCCTTGCCTTTCCCGAAAATACAAAGATCGGGATTCTCTCTCCCATCGTCAGGGGAAAGAAGGGGGAATTTCAAAAGGAACTGAGGAAACTCCTGAGGGAGGGTTTTGCCCGCGTGCGTGTTGATGGAGAAATGAGGGAACTTACCGAAGATATCGTCCTCGACAGGAATAAACGTCATGACATTGATGTCGTTGTTGACAGGCTTGTCGTAAAAGGGGGGATGCGGAAGCGCCTGAGAGATTCCCTTGAGATCGCCTCCGGCCTCTCCGATGGGCTCGTCAGGGTTGATCTTTTAAATGGGGGAGAGGTGCTTTTCAGTGAAAGGTACGCCTGTATCGAGTGTGGTATCAGCATCCCGGAGTTGAGTCCCCGGATGTTCTCTTTCAACAGCCCCTACGGTGCCTGCCCGGACTGCGGAGGACTGGGCAGTAAGATGTATTTTGACGAAAATCTGGTTGTCCCGGATCCAGGGCTTTCGATTAGGCAAGGGGCCATTGACCCCTGGGCAGGTCGAAATTCTACCCATTATTATCAGATGTTGGACGCCCTATCCCGGCACTACCAGTTTGACATTAACACCCCCTTCAATCAACTACCGAAGGTGGTGCAAACCGTCCTTTTATACGGTTCGGAGGAGGAAAGGATCAAATTTTATCTGGACAGGAGCGGTCAAAGATTCTTTTATAGCAAGTCTTTTGAAGGGGTACTCAACCAGCTTGACCGCAGGTGGCGGGAAACAAACTCCGATGCGGTCAGGAGGGAACTGGCGCGTTACATCAATTTACGGGAGTGTCCCACATGCTCCGGAGCCAGACTGAAGAGGGAGAGCCTTTCTATAACCGTGGCGGGTAAAAGTATATACGATCTTTGCCGGATGCCCATCGGTGAGTGTCTCGGGTTCTTTGATGTAGTTCCCCTCTCCCATCAGGAGGCCGTTGTTTCGGAAAGAATTCTCAAAGAGATTAAGGAGAGACTCCGATTTTTGTTGGATGTGGGCATGGATTATCTCAGTCTGGATCGGTCAACTAATAGCCTTTCCAGTGGAGAGGGGCAGCGTATCAGGCTTGCAACCCAGATAGGCTCCGGGCTGGTTGGGGTGCTCTATGTACTTGATGAACCGACGGTAGGCCTGCACCAGAGGGATAACATCAGGCTCATCTCAACTCTCAAGCGACTCCGGGATATGGGCAATACTGTTCTGGTTGTGGAACATGACGCGGAGATGATGATGTCCGCGGATGATATTATTGATATGGGGCCAGGTGCCGGGTTAGATGGAGGGGAGGTTGTTTTCCACGGGACACCGGAGGAGATATGTGAGAGTGATAAATCGCTGACCGGGATGTATTTGACCGGGAGGTTGTCTATCCCCGTCCCGAAAAGGCGAAGGTCCATTCCCGATCGGTTTATCATCCTCGAAGGGGCCTCTGAACACAACCTGAAAGGTATAGACATTAAGATCCCGGCGGGCGTTTTTACCACCGTGACCGGTGTCTCCGGTTCGGGAAAGAGTACGATGGTTATTGAAACCCTCTATAAGGTCCTTGCCCGGAGGCTGAACAGGCAGAAGGGTGGCATGGGGAAGATCAGGCGGGTCAGAGACCTCGGTGGGATCGAGAGGGTCATCATGATGAACCAGCAGCCCATAGGACGTACCCCCCGTTCAAATCCTGTCACTTACACCGGGACATTTACCTATATCCGGGACCTTTTCACCGGCCTTCCCGAATCACGCATCAGGGGCTATAAGCCCGGCCGTTTCAGTTTTAATGTCAGGGGCGGTCGCTGTGAGTCCTGTGAGGGAAACGGTTTGCTCAGGATCGAGATGCATTTTCTCCCCGACGTCTATGTAACCTGCGACGTCTGTCACGGGAGAAGATTCAATCAGGATACCATCGAGATCAAATACAAGGATAAGAGTATTGCCGATGTCCTCGAGATGACGGTCAAGCAGGCCATCTCCTTCTTTGAGAATATTCCCGCCATAAGGTCTAAGCTTCAACTCCTTTTCGACGTCGGTCTCGGGTATGTCAGGCTGGGTCAATCGGCGACGACCCTGTCGGGAGGGGAAGCCCAGAGGATCAAGATCTCAAGAGAGTTAGGGAAACGAATGAACAGCAACACCCTTTATATTCTTGACGAGCCGACCATTGGTCTTCACTTTGCCGATATTCAGAAACTTCTCGAAGTCCTGATGAGACTGGTGGATATGGGGAATACAGTAGTCGTCATTGAACACAACCCGGATGTCATCAAATCCGCCGACTATATCATTGATCTCGGCCCGGAGGGGGGACCCCGTGGCGGCCAGATTGTGGCATCCGGCACGCCCGAAGAGGTAGCAGAGGTAAAAGAATCCCTCACCGGCCAATTCCTCCGCAAGATTCTGTAACTTTCCTCTCTTTATCGCAAGTGAGGAAGAACTTCCCTGAAAGCTACGGTTATAACGAACAGGAAAAGAACCTTATCTTTTAGCCCTTTCCTTCTTTACATAAAGTAGCCTTTGAATTACAGTGACATAGACAAAGACAAGCAAGATCCATAGAGTAATCAAAACCTGACCGCAAAGCAGACCCACTGTTAATACTATAACCCTTTCCGCTCTGGTAAACAAACCAACCTGGCATGCCAAACCCAGGCCCTCTGCCTTGGCCTTTATATAGCTGACAAGAAAAGAGCCGATTAAGACAGCAAAAATAAGGACAATTCCCAGAGTGCTCACCGTTGGTATATACCAGATCACTAAGCCGCAAAGTATTACTGCTTCAGAGAGACGGTCAAACGTGGAATCCAGGACGGCGCCGAACTTTGTAGCCTGGTTGTTAAAACGGGCCAGTGCCCCGTCCACGAGATCAAATAAGCCGGAGACGAGAACCAGAACCCCACCAGAAAAAAAATCTCCCCTGGCAAGAAAGTAAGCTGCTCCAAAACTTATCACTAGACCGGTGAAAGTAAGAGTATCGGGTTTTAGTCTGCTTTTACCCAGAACTTGCACCAGGGGGGTAGTGATTAGCAGGCCGGCTTTTTTTCTCCACTGATCTAAATTCACCATTTTGTCCGGTCAGCACAACGCTTCTTTTGCAGGTGAACCCTCGAACCCTTTTTAATAAGGTATTCAGACAGGCTACTTTTCGGGCAAGGTGATTGGCCCTTCCTGTTCTTTTCCTGTGATAAATGCCTCAGTTCTTAAGTGAGCTTCGTCATCAGAATATTGAATCGGCGGGGATTTCATAAAGTAAGCCGAAGTGGCCACCATAGCGCCACTTAAACCACGTTCGAGAGCTAACTTACAGCATCTTATGGCATCTATAACAACCCCTGCGGAATTGGGGCTGTCCCATACCTCCAGCTTCAGTTCCAGGTTTAGCGGCACATCGCCAAAAGTACGCCCCTCCATTTTTATATAGCAGAATTTCCGGTCTGTTAACCAGGGCACGTAATCACTGGGGCCAACATGGATGTTATCACTGCCGATATTATAGTCGAGCTGTGAGAGAACAGCATTGGTTTTGGATATTTTCTTGGATTCGAGGCGCTCACGTTCCAGCATATTATAAAAGTCCATGTTACCGCCAAAATTTAACTGGTAAGTCCGCTCCAGTTTGACACCTCGGTCGCGGAAGAGCCTGGTTAGAACGCGATGAATGATGGTAGCTCCAACCTGAGATTTAATATCGTCGCCTATCACGGGCAAACCTTTTTCGGCAAATCTTTTTTGCCAGTAGGACTCCCTGGCAATGAAAACAGGCATACAATTGATAAAGCCGCAGCCGGCGGTCAGTATCTGTTCTACATACCACTTAGTGGCCATTTCGCTCCCGACGGGCAGAAAACTAAGCACTACATCGGTTTTGGTATCTTTGAGGATGCCCACGATATCGGCCGTGGCCCCTGGCGCTTTGGTGATAATGCGGGATAGATATTTGCCCAATCCATCATGGGTCATGCCACGGTGAACGGGGATACCTGTTTTGGGCACATCACAAAATTTAATAGTGTTGTTAGGCGGTGTGAAGATAGCCTCAGCTAAGTCCTTCCCCACCTTGTTTTTATCAATATCAAATGCGGCTACGAAATTGATATCGGAAACATGGTAGCCTCCCAAATTAACATGCATCAATCCCGGGACAAACTCTTCTTCCTTAGCATTTTTATAATGGTAAACGCCCTGAACCAGGGAAGAGGCGCAATTTCCCACGCCAATGATTGCTACGTTTATCGTTCCCATGCCTACATCGCCCCTCCTTTTCACATTAGCATAGCGAAATCTTTGAAA of Syntrophales bacterium contains these proteins:
- a CDS encoding inositol-3-phosphate synthase; protein product: MGTINVAIIGVGNCASSLVQGVYHYKNAKEEEFVPGLMHVNLGGYHVSDINFVAAFDIDKNKVGKDLAEAIFTPPNNTIKFCDVPKTGIPVHRGMTHDGLGKYLSRIITKAPGATADIVGILKDTKTDVVLSFLPVGSEMATKWYVEQILTAGCGFINCMPVFIARESYWQKRFAEKGLPVIGDDIKSQVGATIIHRVLTRLFRDRGVKLERTYQLNFGGNMDFYNMLERERLESKKISKTNAVLSQLDYNIGSDNIHVGPSDYVPWLTDRKFCYIKMEGRTFGDVPLNLELKLEVWDSPNSAGVVIDAIRCCKLALERGLSGAMVATSAYFMKSPPIQYSDDEAHLRTEAFITGKEQEGPITLPEK
- the uvrA gene encoding excinuclease ABC subunit UvrA — encoded protein: MNYIKIKRASQHNLKNINIEIPRDKLVVITGVSGSGKSSLAFDTIYAEGQRRYVESLSTYARQFIGQMDKPEVESIEGLSPAIAIEQRTASQNPRSTVGTVTEIYDYLRLLYARIGIPHCWQCGREIKSQTIDMMVESILAFPENTKIGILSPIVRGKKGEFQKELRKLLREGFARVRVDGEMRELTEDIVLDRNKRHDIDVVVDRLVVKGGMRKRLRDSLEIASGLSDGLVRVDLLNGGEVLFSERYACIECGISIPELSPRMFSFNSPYGACPDCGGLGSKMYFDENLVVPDPGLSIRQGAIDPWAGRNSTHYYQMLDALSRHYQFDINTPFNQLPKVVQTVLLYGSEEERIKFYLDRSGQRFFYSKSFEGVLNQLDRRWRETNSDAVRRELARYINLRECPTCSGARLKRESLSITVAGKSIYDLCRMPIGECLGFFDVVPLSHQEAVVSERILKEIKERLRFLLDVGMDYLSLDRSTNSLSSGEGQRIRLATQIGSGLVGVLYVLDEPTVGLHQRDNIRLISTLKRLRDMGNTVLVVEHDAEMMMSADDIIDMGPGAGLDGGEVVFHGTPEEICESDKSLTGMYLTGRLSIPVPKRRRSIPDRFIILEGASEHNLKGIDIKIPAGVFTTVTGVSGSGKSTMVIETLYKVLARRLNRQKGGMGKIRRVRDLGGIERVIMMNQQPIGRTPRSNPVTYTGTFTYIRDLFTGLPESRIRGYKPGRFSFNVRGGRCESCEGNGLLRIEMHFLPDVYVTCDVCHGRRFNQDTIEIKYKDKSIADVLEMTVKQAISFFENIPAIRSKLQLLFDVGLGYVRLGQSATTLSGGEAQRIKISRELGKRMNSNTLYILDEPTIGLHFADIQKLLEVLMRLVDMGNTVVVIEHNPDVIKSADYIIDLGPEGGPRGGQIVASGTPEEVAEVKESLTGQFLRKIL
- a CDS encoding CDP-alcohol phosphatidyltransferase family protein: MVNLDQWRKKAGLLITTPLVQVLGKSRLKPDTLTFTGLVISFGAAYFLARGDFFSGGVLVLVSGLFDLVDGALARFNNQATKFGAVLDSTFDRLSEAVILCGLVIWYIPTVSTLGIVLIFAVLIGSFLVSYIKAKAEGLGLACQVGLFTRAERVIVLTVGLLCGQVLITLWILLVFVYVTVIQRLLYVKKERAKR